The stretch of DNA tatatatatatatatatacatatgtatatatatatatatatatatatatatatatatatatatatatatatatatatatatatatatgtatatatatatatatatatatatatatatatatatttatatatgtataattatatatatatatatatatatatatatatatatatatatgtgtgtatatatatatatatatatatatatatatatatatatatatatatatatatatttatatatgtataattatatatatatatatatatatatgtgtgtatatatatatatatatatatatatatatatatatatatatatatatatatatatatatatatatatatgtatatatatatatatatatatatatatatatatatatatatatatatatatatatatatatatatatatatatatatatatataacggattttgagcgaagcaaaaaatctatttttgggtgagatagccatggcgtcctgatggaaggttcctttttggtagcttccttgggtatatcactgtatcgtctgggacgatagttatttatatatttatctattgtttattatctgaaatgtcataaattgttataaaatgttgtattttgattgtaaaatgtttagtatggtcaagactaaaatatttgtaatttaagggACTGCATTTCTGTGGATTTCTTGTGTTGCGTTGCCGAGTCTGGGCAGCGGAGTTCAGATGAGACTAGTGTATTCAAGACGGTTGTCCTTTTTACAAACAGTTGCCGTCCGAGACACACCCACTCTCCGGAAGGGTTATGCTTCCTTGTGTTTAGAGGAAATGGGGACGGATTATTGGTGTCCAGTGAAAGGCTTGGAGAGAAAATGTGTTAGTacttaactttattataatatattaaataattgtttcCAGTGTGGTGTTATTCTTAGAGTAATTGCGTCGTAATGCTTGGTAGTAACTACCTAGTTTACCACCTTTCTTGTTTCAGTTCAATATGTTTGTGAGTTTATAATGTTAATCTAACTTTGTAATTATTAGTAATGGATGATTGTTCTATTTATGTTCACGTAATTTACTGCtatctttgtttaatgtttttcattgctgtatatgtttatgcttcaagtttatttgaattacttaattatctCGTTATAGTTTGTACTTTTCAAGaaaagttttgtgatttttagttttttcacttaatatttatttaggattttttttagtattttgaattacttatgtttcaggttgaaacgcattaataaaaaaaagcattgcaaCATCTTTCGTGGCTTTCACTGTACATCCAACATTTCAACACATTTTGGAACTGTTATTATGGAGGGAGAAATGCAGCAAGCTAAAAATGACCGAGCACAGGCCAAGAGGACCTTCACGAGAAAATGCAACATATTTGAGGACACTGCTGGACAAGCTAGTGCTTCAACAGCGCTGACTGAGGTTTATGAAGAAGTCTGTAAAGCTTTTGATAAGGTTGAAGTTTGTCATGAGAGGTTTGTCTCCATCTTCATTAAGGTTGGTGCCATAGAGGAACATTTAATTGAGTGTGACGAATATATTGATAGTTTGGAAAGAAGGAAAGTCCAAATAatgtttaaatacaaaaaaaatattcatgtggtACAGGACTCTAGTGTTAGAAGTGTTAAGGTGAAGGCTTTGCAACCCCCTCAGTTTAGTGGAGACATTAGAGATTTTCCGAATTTTAGAGATGATTATAAAAGATTAATGGTACATAGTTTTGGAAAGGATCCCTATGCACTGAGGTCATGTTTAAGTGGTGAAGCATTAAATACTGTCAGAGGTATTGAAAATGACTATGATGAACTGTTCAGTAGGTTAGATTTAAGGTATGGGGATAACCGCAAATTAGTTGATGCAGTACTTTCAGACTTAAAATCGATCAAGCCtgttaatgatggtgataatagagCGTTTGTCAAAATGGTAGAGAGAGTTGAGAGGTGTTGGTTAGACTTACAGAAGATGGACTTTGAAGGGGAAATGAATACCGCTAACACAGTAAGCTACATAGAAAAGTTACTCCCTATTACACAAAAACGTGAGTGGGTACAAATAGCAGAAGAACATAGAAGCTCCACTGAATTGTTTAAACATCTTATGGCGTTTCTGCTTAAAGAAAAAAGGGTACTGGAATATATGAGTTCAGATATCAGGACATGTTCGAGTTCTAGGATTTGTCATAATATATCAGGTCAAGTTAATGAAGAAGATATGATAGCATCCATTAAGGGTAttccagaaaaacataatgaattaCTGCAACGTGTAGATCAGCTATCTCAAATAGTCACTAATTTGTGTAAGGATAATGATACTTTGCAAACTGGGAAGTGCTTATTACACGGGGAGCTGTTCAGTATTTGGCAATTTAGGTAATTTTGAGAAGTTTGAAACTGTAAGGAAAAGGCGAGCATGTTTCAATTGTCTGAAAGCtggtcatatatcaaatttttgcCGTCTCAAGAATACTTGTAATGTAATAACGGAAGGTCAAAGATGTGGAAAATATCATCATCCATTACTTCATGGAGCATTTTCAGAGGGTCTGATGTACAGTACTACTCTTTCCGTCAAATCCAAATATTTAGTAAGAGACAAAGCACTGCTAATGATTAGTAAATTATACAGCAATGGCACACCTTTGAATACGTTGTGGGACCCTGGAAGTGATATAACACTAATAACATTTGCTACTGCTTATAAACTAGGTTTGAAGGGTAGAGACATTGAATTAACTATCACTAAGGTAGGAAGAAAGGTAGAACTTATAAAGAGTAAACAATATGTAATCAAAGTGACTGATCTTGAAGGTAAACACTGGTATATCACGGCTTACGGCATAGAAGAGATAACATCTGAGGCATGTAAGGTAGACCTGATAAATATCGTTCTTTTGTTTGATGATATCCGTCTTTCTGATGTGGAACGTCCATTTGGTGAAATAGAGTTGTTAGTAGGATCCGATTGGTGTACACTTATGCCACAAGTCAAACAGTCTGTTGGGAATTTACAATTGATGCAAAATATGTTCGGATATTGCATAAGAGGCTCCCATCCATCGATTAAGTTTGAATCTTCGAACAATAGTTTCAATGTCAAAGTTAATCAAATTTCTAGTGTGGTTAAAGTAGAGgaaattaatgttaacaataatgaaTTTTTAAGGATGGATTTAGATAAATTTTTCAACATTGAAAGCTTGGGAACATACTGTATACCGAAATGTGGAGCATGCAAATGTGGATCATGTACATTAGGTGATAAAAGTTATACAATTAGAGAAGAACAGGAGTTAGACATGATTTCAAAGGGCTTAGAATATAACTGTGAGGAAAAATATTGGGCTGTTAAATATCCCTGGAGTAGGGACCCTAATGAATTGCCTAATAATGTGGCGGTGGCTATTGCAAGAATGAGATCAACAGAGAAGCGATTAACTAAGATAGGTTATAAATATACACAACTGTATAATGATCAAATAAAAGACATGTTGAGTAGAGGCGTTGCAAGAAAATTATCTTGGAAGGAAATGAGTGAATATGATGGGCCTATACACTATATTCACCATCACGAAGTATTAAAAGAAAGTTCAACCTCAACCCCAGTCAGAATAGTGTTCAATTCTTCAGCAGATTACAAGGGCCACAGACTTAATGATTATTGGGCAAAAGGACCCGATTTATTGAATGACCTAGTGGAAATATTATTAAGATTCCGTCAGGACAATGTAGCAGTCATAGGGGATATATCTAAAATGTATAATTCAGTAAGATTGAAAGAATTAGAGCAGCACACACACAGGTTCGTATGGCGAGATGCAGATTATAGTAGACCCCCGAACCACCATGTACTTACAGCTGTGGGTTTTGGAGACCGACCTAGCGGTGTCATTGCTATAACAGCTCTTAAGAAAACTGCTTCAATTAAGGAGAATGAATTTCCGGAGATCAAGAACATTATAGATAGGAatacatatgtagatgatattatTTTTAGTTGTGAAGATGTAAATAAAGCTAAAAAGCTTATGGGTAATATGAATTTGGTGCTAAATGAGGGTGGTTTCAAAATCAAACATTGGATTATGTCTAACAATGAAACTTTAGACAATGAATTAAAATTGTTATATGCTGGTGAGGAAAAGGTTCTTAGTTTACACTGGATTCCTAgaaaagatatattcttcttcaagaTTAAGGTGGACTTTAATAGATCCAAGAAAAGAATTTTCGAAAATGGAATAGACATAAATACATCCAATCGGATAATACCTAAAGACTTAACAAAGAGAATGGTACTTAGTCAAGTATCTACGATTTATGACCCTTTAGGACTTATCATCCACTTCACTTTGAATGCAAAAGTCTTAATGAGAGAGCTAATCACAATTAGTCGCTCGGAAGGCAATAGATGTGACTGGGACGATCCCATGTCTGACGAAATGAGAGAGAAGTGGagtaaattttttattgatatgcGAGAGTTGGAGTTTTTGTCATATGCGAGATGTGTAAAACCCCTAGATGCAAAAGGGGATCCAATGCTAGTTATATTTTCAGACGGCAGTTCAGTTGCATATGGTGCATGTGCTTATGTAAGGTGGGGCCTAGAAGGGGATTCTTATGTATCGCAATTGATCCTTGCTAAGAACAGAATTGCTCCCACCAAAAAATTGACAATACCGAGATTAGAGTTATGTGCTGCCGTACTGTCATGTAGATTAAGAGATATAATTGTGAAACAAAGTGATTGGAAATTCAAATCTATTGTACATATTGTTGACTCATCAATTGTAAGAGCACAGATTCAGAAAGAATCTTATGGATTTAATACCTTTGTAGCCAACAGGGTGGCAGAAATTCAGTCTAGAACAGACCCTACTGAATGGTGGTGGGTTAATAGTAAGAACAATCCAGCAGATTTTACCACCAGACCATGTCCTCCTAACGTCTTGCATGAAAATTCTATGTGGCAAAAGGGACCAGCCTTTATGTCGCGCCCATTTGATACTTGGCCTATAAGTCAGTCTTGCAACGATGAAGTTCCTGATAAGGTTGGTATTGTTTTGACTTGTAGACAGAAAAGCTTTGATGAAGAAAAGACTAGTGTGATTAACATGAGTCGGTTTAGCAGTTACACATAATTACTGAGAGTTACTGCAAGAGTTATTGCAGCATTTAAAGTTAAGTCATTAAAGGCTATAGCATGCTTGCCAACTCCTGAATTAGTGCATGAAGCAGAAATGTATTTGATACAGATAGAACAAAGCAAGTTACAATCTGATTGGAGGAAGGCCTACCGTCGTTTAGGTCCAAGTATAGACAACGGTATCATATTCGTAGGTGAGAGAATTGCAAATTGGTTAAAGGAAAATTGGAACCAAGACAGATTTATTTGGATGCCGTCAAATAGTCATCTTATTAAGTTATATATTCAGCACTTGCATAATAGTGACCACAGCGGAGTCGAAACTACTTTAGCTAAATTACAATGTAAGTACTGGGTTATTAGTGCCAGAAGACTAATAAAGGTTATTAAGAATAAATGTATCGCATGTAAAAGAATAAGTGCTGAAACTGTTGCTCAGAAGATGGGTCAAGTTGCCCAGGAAAGATTACGTCCTACTCCTCCTTTCTACCATACTTCATTAGACTTATTTGGCCCAATTACTATTAGAGATACGGTAAAACGTAGAACATATGGAAAAGCTTATGGAGTAATATTCAATTGCCTTGTTTCACGAGCAGTATATGTAGATTTGGCAGAAAGTTATGACACAAAAGGTTTCTTGACAGTTTTCCAGAGATTTATAACAATTAGAGGATATCCTAAGACCATACATTCTGATTTGGGAAGTCAATTAGTTGCTGCTTGCAAGGAACTCAGGTTAGACAAGTCAAAGCTTCAAAAATATGGTGCTAGCGGTGGTACTACATGGATTTTCAATAAGTCTGCTGACGCTCCTTGGCAGAATGGATGTAGTGAAGCACTAATAAAATCTGTTAAACGTGCTGTACTCATTGCTATTGGAGATAGTAAACTGACATTCGGAGAAATGCAAACAGTGCTTTTTGAAGTAGCTGATTTATTGAATTCCAGACTGATTGGTATCAAACCTGGCAATGACTGTGAACTTGGATCATATTTATATCCTAATGACCTGATATTAGGCCGAGCAAGTAGTAAAATTCAAGCAGATATGAAATttgtagataaaaaaatataaggaTAGGCTGGAATTCATGCAACGTATCATAGACTGTTTTTGGAAAAAGTGGCAGAGAGACTACTTTCCAACTTTAATGGTAAGGCAAAAATGGCATGTGGACA from Palaemon carinicauda isolate YSFRI2023 chromosome 5, ASM3689809v2, whole genome shotgun sequence encodes:
- the LOC137640752 gene encoding uncharacterized protein; the encoded protein is MYSTTLSVKSKYLVRDKALLMISKLYSNGTPLNTLWDPGSDITLITFATAYKLGLKGRDIELTITKVGRKVELIKSKQYVIKVTDLEGKHWYITAYGIEEITSEACKVDLINIVLLFDDIRLSDVERPFGEIELLVGSDWCTLMPQVKQSVGNLQLMQNMFGYCIRGSHPSIKFESSNNSFNVKVNQISSVVKVEEINVNNNEFLRMDLDKFFNIESLGTYCIPKCGACKCGSCTLGDKSYTIREEQELDMISKGLEYNCEEKYWAVKYPWSRDPNELPNNVAVAIARMRSTEKRLTKIGYKYTQLYNDQIKDMLSRGVARKLSWKEMSEYDGPIHYIHHHEVLKESSTSTPVRIVFNSSADYKGHRLNDYWAKGPDLLNDLVEILLRFRQDNVAVIGDISKMYNSVRLKELEQHTHRFVWRDADYSRPPNHHVLTAVGFGDRPSGVIAITALKKTASIKENEFPEIKNIIDRNTYVDDIIFSCEDVNKAKKLMGNMNLVLNEGGFKIKHWIMSNNETLDNELKLLYAGEEKVLSLHWIPRKDIFFFKIKVDFNRSKKRIFENGIDINTSNRIIPKDLTKRMVLSQVSTIYDPLGLIIHFTLNAKVLMRELITISRSEGNRCDWDDPMSDEMREKWSKFFIDMRELEFLSYARCVKPLDAKGDPMLVIFSDGSSVAYGACAYVRWGLEGDSYVSQLILAKNRIAPTKKLTIPRLELCAAVLSCRLRDIIVKQSDWKFKSIVHIVDSSIVRAQIQKESYGFNTFVANRVAEIQSRTDPTEWWWVNSKNNPADFTTRPCPPNVLHENSMWQKGPAFMSRPFDTWPISQSCNDEVPDKVGIVLTCRQKSFDEEKTSVINMSRFSSYT
- the LOC137640753 gene encoding uncharacterized protein — its product is MYLIQIEQSKLQSDWRKAYRRLGPSIDNGIIFVGERIANWLKENWNQDRFIWMPSNSHLIKLYIQHLHNSDHSGVETTLAKLQCKYWVISARRLIKVIKNKCIACKRISAETVAQKMGQVAQERLRPTPPFYHTSLDLFGPITIRDTVKRRTYGKAYGVIFNCLVSRAVYVDLAESYDTKGFLTVFQRFITIRGYPKTIHSDLGSQLVAACKELRLDKSKLQKYGASGGTTWIFNKSADAPWQNGCSEALIKSVKRAVLIAIGDSKLTFGEMQTVLFEVADLLNSRLIGIKPGNDCELGSYLYPNDLILGRASSKIQADMKFVDKKI